From the genome of Pseudocalidococcus azoricus BACA0444, one region includes:
- a CDS encoding cobyric acid synthase, with amino-acid sequence MVVGTTSHAGKSLLTAVICRLLARRGYRVTPFKGQNMALNAYVTTEGGEIGYAQAVQAWAAGVEPQVAMNPILLKPQGDMTSQVILRGQAGGKTGAADYYRDYFDRGWAAICQSLTELSQQFEAIVCEGAGSPAEINLKHRDLTNMRIATHLQARTVLVADIDRGGVFAHIVGTLELLEPEERALINGFVINKFRGQRSLLQSGLDWLEARTGIPVLGVIPYLDTQLPAEDSLDLFERRTSTSQTDLEIAVIQFPRIANFTDFDPFLSEPTVKLRYIKPGEPLGQPDGVILPGSKTTISDLQTLIKTGMATQLKNYAAAGGTIFGICGGMQILGQEISDPEGLEGITGTWPGLGLLPLTTIITPDKVTQQRQATIQYPITSPITGYEIHQGETDFDQRGDNQDLFAEPGLGMVNVSQTLWGTYLHGLFDNGQWRRAWLNQLRAKKSLPPLATAISNYDQQRDLHLSQITDLIAPHLNLDLLLAS; translated from the coding sequence ATGGTGGTCGGAACAACGTCCCATGCCGGAAAATCCCTCTTAACGGCGGTGATCTGTCGGCTTTTGGCCCGGCGCGGCTATCGAGTTACCCCATTCAAAGGGCAAAACATGGCTCTGAATGCCTATGTCACCACTGAAGGGGGAGAGATTGGTTACGCGCAAGCCGTCCAGGCCTGGGCCGCCGGAGTTGAACCCCAAGTGGCGATGAATCCGATTTTGCTCAAACCCCAAGGGGACATGACCTCCCAGGTGATTTTGCGGGGCCAGGCTGGGGGAAAAACCGGGGCCGCCGACTACTATCGCGATTATTTTGACCGGGGCTGGGCCGCTATTTGTCAGTCATTGACCGAGTTATCCCAACAGTTTGAGGCGATTGTCTGTGAAGGGGCCGGCAGTCCCGCGGAAATCAATCTCAAGCATCGGGATTTAACCAATATGCGGATCGCGACCCATCTCCAGGCCCGGACAGTGTTAGTTGCCGATATTGATCGAGGAGGGGTCTTTGCCCATATTGTCGGGACGTTGGAACTATTGGAACCAGAGGAGCGGGCCTTAATTAACGGGTTTGTGATCAACAAGTTTCGGGGGCAGCGATCACTCTTACAGTCGGGCTTGGATTGGTTAGAAGCGCGGACTGGGATTCCCGTCTTGGGGGTGATTCCCTATCTTGACACCCAATTACCAGCGGAAGATTCCTTAGATTTATTTGAGCGGCGCACCTCTACAAGCCAGACCGACCTAGAAATTGCCGTGATCCAGTTCCCCCGGATTGCCAACTTTACGGATTTTGACCCCTTCTTAAGTGAACCCACCGTGAAATTGCGCTATATCAAACCAGGAGAACCCTTAGGACAGCCGGATGGGGTGATTTTGCCCGGAAGTAAGACAACGATTTCAGATCTACAAACCCTGATTAAAACCGGGATGGCCACTCAGCTTAAAAACTATGCCGCAGCCGGGGGGACAATTTTCGGAATCTGTGGCGGGATGCAGATCCTAGGGCAAGAAATCTCTGATCCGGAGGGACTAGAGGGAATTACCGGAACCTGGCCAGGCCTGGGCTTATTACCCTTAACTACCATAATTACGCCGGATAAAGTCACCCAACAACGTCAAGCCACGATTCAGTACCCGATCACCTCCCCAATTACGGGCTATGAAATTCACCAAGGGGAAACCGACTTTGATCAGCGGGGGGATAATCAAGACTTGTTCGCCGAACCTGGCCTGGGGATGGTCAACGTTAGCCAAACCCTCTGGGGGACTTACTTACACGGACTGTTTGACAATGGCCAATGGCGGCGGGCCTGGCTCAATCAACTCCGGGCGAAAAAATCCCTGCCCCCCTTAGCCACTGCGATTAGTAATTACGATCAACAACGGGACTTACACCTGAGCCAGATTACGGATTTAATTGCCCCCCACCTTAACTTAGACTTGCTGTTGGCATCGTAA
- a CDS encoding class I SAM-dependent methyltransferase, with protein MGKRVYYSNIAHIYDQTRWLPEPIAEDVADFILTLVNATPETTFLEPGVGTGLNVLPFVKRGYSVTGIDVSPEMLNQFRQKLDQIPPNLKLILGDASQLPFPDRSFDVVLTVHMLHAFSNLGLFLDEIDRVLKPNGFYLNAQWITPPARLEFEQHLQTILAKYQEPQPSRQPPRIINEINVEEYLSLKGYQCNYLIAKEWKVRNQIQELLSFYRLRAYGLCWLVPEEAFWQAMDEFELFCHDHYGSLEVDLSSQAKFEIWAYTAS; from the coding sequence ATGGGTAAACGTGTTTACTACAGCAACATTGCTCATATTTATGACCAAACCCGCTGGCTGCCAGAACCCATTGCCGAGGACGTTGCGGATTTTATTCTGACTTTAGTGAACGCAACCCCCGAAACTACCTTTCTTGAGCCGGGTGTAGGTACTGGCTTAAATGTCCTTCCCTTCGTTAAACGTGGCTATTCTGTAACTGGCATTGATGTTTCCCCGGAAATGCTGAACCAGTTTCGTCAAAAGCTGGATCAAATTCCTCCAAATCTGAAACTAATTCTTGGGGATGCTTCACAACTACCCTTTCCAGATCGCAGCTTTGACGTTGTCCTAACTGTTCATATGCTTCACGCTTTCTCCAACTTGGGACTATTTTTAGATGAGATTGATCGTGTCCTGAAACCAAACGGTTTTTATCTTAATGCTCAATGGATTACGCCACCGGCGCGGCTGGAATTTGAACAACATTTGCAAACTATCTTGGCCAAGTATCAAGAACCACAACCCTCGCGACAGCCACCAAGAATCATCAACGAAATTAACGTAGAGGAGTATTTAAGTCTTAAAGGTTATCAGTGTAATTACTTGATCGCCAAGGAATGGAAAGTCCGCAACCAGATTCAGGAATTACTCAGTTTCTACAGGTTACGGGCATACGGATTATGCTGGCTTGTTCCAGAAGAAGCATTTTGGCAAGCAATGGATGAGTTTGAACTATTTTGTCATGACCATTACGGCTCTTTAGAAGTGGATTTATCCTCCCAAGCAAAATTTGAAATCTGGGCATACACTGCAAGCTAA
- a CDS encoding phospholipid carrier-dependent glycosyltransferase: MFLRSPLGLGLVGVWLFALVTRFWGLTRFNTLVFDEIYFARFGRNYLAGLPFFDAHPPLGKYLIALGIYLSGHFDPWGYRWLNAFTGALIPLLVAGLAACLWRKPLFIFLAAFLTSLDGLLLVESRYALINMYLLFFGLVGQILWLWACGQRGRQRWIGLVGAGLALGCCVAVKWSGLGYVLGLYGVWGIAKICGWVWGYGQRWGQHLQAWGNWSFWQMGLVFPISMAGIYSLLWWPHLRLNPGVGFFQIQQQLYNYHKSISSTAHPYCSAWFTWPLGLRPMSYFYLTVDQLTPNLGNPPLFGPMSPRNATAWVYDVHAQFNPVLLWLSTLSVLILLLGLGVWIWERWQWDQTRPIQFSGSAQHQVTRQLTPAVALFVVMNYGANLLPWVQVGRCLFIYHYLPAAIFSFLGLAALLTQAGIQSDIRWRGVAVLAIALVIGGFIFWLPIFLGLPLTPLEFSWRMWFRSWI; encoded by the coding sequence ATGTTTTTACGATCTCCCCTTGGTCTTGGCCTGGTGGGGGTGTGGCTATTTGCCCTAGTAACGCGCTTTTGGGGCCTGACGCGGTTTAATACGCTGGTTTTTGATGAAATTTACTTTGCCCGCTTTGGCCGGAATTATTTAGCCGGACTGCCTTTTTTTGATGCCCATCCGCCCTTGGGAAAATATTTGATTGCCTTGGGAATTTACTTGTCGGGCCATTTTGATCCCTGGGGCTATCGCTGGCTGAATGCCTTTACAGGTGCTTTAATTCCCCTATTGGTGGCAGGACTGGCCGCGTGTTTGTGGCGAAAACCATTATTTATTTTCTTGGCGGCATTCTTGACCAGTTTAGATGGGTTGCTGTTGGTTGAATCTCGCTATGCCCTCATCAATATGTATTTGCTCTTTTTTGGCCTGGTGGGGCAGATCCTCTGGCTCTGGGCCTGTGGGCAACGGGGGCGGCAACGCTGGATTGGGTTAGTGGGGGCGGGGTTGGCCTTGGGCTGTTGTGTGGCAGTGAAGTGGAGTGGTCTGGGCTATGTTTTGGGGCTTTATGGGGTCTGGGGCATTGCCAAAATATGCGGCTGGGTTTGGGGCTATGGTCAACGTTGGGGGCAGCATCTCCAGGCCTGGGGTAATTGGTCTTTCTGGCAGATGGGCCTGGTGTTCCCGATCTCCATGGCTGGTATCTATAGTCTGCTCTGGTGGCCCCATTTGCGCTTAAATCCGGGGGTTGGCTTTTTCCAAATTCAGCAGCAGCTTTACAACTATCACAAGAGTATTAGCAGCACAGCCCATCCCTATTGTTCAGCTTGGTTTACTTGGCCCTTGGGTCTGCGTCCAATGAGCTATTTTTACTTAACAGTTGATCAGCTTACCCCCAACTTAGGGAATCCGCCCTTATTCGGCCCCATGTCCCCCCGGAATGCCACGGCTTGGGTTTATGATGTCCATGCCCAATTTAATCCAGTCCTGCTTTGGCTCAGTACCCTTAGCGTGTTAATTTTGCTGCTTGGCCTGGGGGTCTGGATCTGGGAGCGATGGCAATGGGATCAAACTCGGCCCATACAATTTTCTGGCTCGGCCCAACATCAGGTAACGCGGCAATTGACTCCGGCGGTGGCTCTGTTTGTGGTGATGAACTACGGGGCTAATTTATTACCTTGGGTGCAGGTGGGTCGCTGTTTATTTATTTATCACTATTTGCCCGCAGCGATTTTTAGTTTTCTCGGCCTAGCCGCATTACTGACCCAGGCAGGGATCCAATCGGATATTCGTTGGCGGGGAGTCGCGGTTTTGGCCATTGCCCTCGTTATCGGTGGGTTTATCTTTTGGCTGCCGATCTTTTTGGGCTTGCCCCTCACTCCCCTAGAATTTAGTTGGCGGATGTGGTTTCGCTCCTGGATTTAG